Genomic DNA from Salvia miltiorrhiza cultivar Shanhuang (shh) chromosome 1, IMPLAD_Smil_shh, whole genome shotgun sequence:
GAACTATAATTTATCTTTTCGTACATGCATCTCTATAGATTTTAATTTGCACCGAGTTATATATTTTCCCACGTctacttatatatttgaaaaataattaaattgcattttatcttttttatgtATGCACttctatatattttaatttgcatgGACTATTTTTGCATAAGAACAAACATATAAATTCAAaagtaacaaaattaataatataaataaagtaAACATATGTGTAGATTCTAGAATCCATGAAAATATAACCAAAAACGgtgagattaaaaaaaagaataatgctgaatgcacataatatgtgcgcacataattggatttttttgtcattttacacatttttataaattaaggaagtaatcaaattttaattgaatttgtaATTTACATATTTATCCTCTAGCGATAATTAAGGAAGGGACAACTCATTGAATCTTATATATATCTTtccttaatattaaaatattttatttccttaaattgaaataacttattATCTACGTTCTAATTtatacaaatattaattttttagacATTAATATATCATGaatttttacatattatatatatatatatatatatatatatatatatatatcatgaagTCAAATCCTGCGAGAAGAATCAAATTACATTCCCATAAAACATAGTACAATATttcatttctttaattaatataaatcgGAATGCATAAATTATAAAGTGTGgttaaattattatttcatattcATACTTAATAAATGTCAATAGAAATAAAAAGTTCACAATAAACTTAAAGATGAAAGATATAGGATATTAATTGGTAATCATGCATGTTACATTCTGAAATGTtaagaatttaataaaaaattataaaatatataaaggaATGTTTATTTTGCTATAGATTAATTAGTGGTTATTAttgtaatataatttataaaaggcATCAAAAATGAAGTTCAGGTATGAACTTTTAGCAATTATGAATTTTCATATTATGTAACCCTATTCattttacattattattattattattattattattattattattattattattattattattattattattgttgttgttgttgttgttgttgttgttgttgttgttgttgttgttgttgttgttgttgcactaacaatattaaataaagaaatttaaaagtcGTGTCACAGggaactcgaacccaagacctttggtaTTGAGCAGTAACCATTCACCATTTGGCCAACATACACACACATTATTATAAGTTGTCACATTACAAGAGAATATTTGCGAATgtttaagataaaaatatttggatccatttttgttgaattgattaattgtttatttaaattaataaatacttgaaatatttataagttaagttgcgttaatttaaatattagtatttgatttgaaataATGTATAATTACAATATTATGAACTCAaatagtataatattaaatttaatgattatcatataataatactaattaattatattataatataatatattatttgattattattacattagaaaatagaaatgaattactataattgagaaaaaaatatcataagttGACCATATTGCATTGAtggattaaataataaaattatattataatataatatattttatgaattagtgaaattaaaataaaaaatataaaggaaTGACTATAATTGTGAGAATAATGTGTCAATCGATTACGCAATGAAATCATAATATAGCCAAATAGGGTATTATAATATGGTGAATTGGTGaacttgaaataataaaaatataaattaaaaatgaatgaatgacTATAATGGTGAAAATAATTTCATAGATAGATTTAAGAACTCGAATAATGTCATACGCTGACGCATCGATCAAttactaaattaaattatactataagacaatatattacaataaattagtgaacttgaaataaaaaaaaaaaaaataggaaggGATAGCTAAAATATTTAGAATAATATCATACGTTAACTactttctttgattatttcataaaactatatgttaatgaataaataagaaGTAACAAATTAGTGaacataaaatttattaaacatAAATGTATGATTATAGTTGTGGGAATAATGTCATACGTTGAGTGCATCAATCGataactcaataaaaatatttataggacaatatatataaattagttaactcaaaataataaattaatttttttttaaaataaatataattatgaaataataTCATACGTTGAGAACATCGATCaattaatcaataaaattataccataataaatttaatgaacgcaaaattaaaaatataacataTGAAGGAATTACTAtagttttgaaaataaataaataaaaataacaaaaagaaaaaacaaaacacaaataaaaaaggagatggaaaggaaaaacaaaacaaaaagtgtTACTCTTGTACTATAGTACACTAGTACgcccatccgtgcgatgcacgacgaacataaAAATAAccgacatatttaaataaataagtataaatattaaataaaataaaaaatataaataaatgcaaataatgttttaaaaataaatgaaataattcatataaattactcaataaaatctcgaatttaaaaacataaattttcaatgttgtataaagtgtaatgataattatactcattaaataattttaaattttttgataattaaaattattattattattattattattattattattattattattattattattattattattattattattattattattattattattatacgtcataataaataaataaatatttccgtacacaaacataaataaaaaggtgtaagaaaagagaaaataaaatatattaaagttttcataatttattcattttaaatttatttttgatgattttttatatcttattaaataatttgtcacaaacttaaatttaagatgcatattcttcattaataaaatttgatgatctttagaaaataattaaattatataaaaaaatacttataaaaatagttttaaaaaaattaatgggagaagagaaagaaaaaaagagagaaaaattggaggaaaaaaaaactcttcttttatatatattatatagattatatagtttgtGCAATTAAATATTGGAAGAATATTGTGACATTTTTTAAaggatatttaaaaaaaatcgtacTATTATCTTATCcatgaatttttttctttaaaacaaatattagtagataggataatgattaatgaaaatatttgtattttaaataaaaagaattaataaACCGTTCCATATCATTTCTAAAACAAAGTGGCTTCTTGATTAGTGGCCATATATATCAAGAATTTGTTTCCAAAATTGTTGAagttaataaaagaaaaaatatcttTTGAAAATTTAGTCAATATAACTTAAGGGTaatttagtaataataataatttaaattaggtAATAAATTTTGGAGGGCattatgtgcgcacatattatgtgtgtttagcagtactctaaaaaaaaaaaacttaagacTTTTGTTTTCCACATGCTTCCATAATTGATAGTATAAAAGAATCCCATAAAAATAGGATGTTTCagttaagaaaaataataattacacTAATACCCTTAATTAAATTGCTGCGAATTTTCTTAAGGTTAAAATTATTAGATTGATCTTATTCGTTCATCTCCAACAATATATGGCCAAGATCAGTTCTTAGTTTTCACGATAAAAGGAGTTTTTATTTGAACTCCTCCCTATATATAAGAGCGTTCCAATGAGATCCctatatgtggtgagatcttagatatATTGATTTGTGGGGGTTGATTTTATGtatcttatggctgatatttattTAGATGGCGAAATTTTTTACAAGTGTTCAAATCTTGGAAGGGgcgaaaattttatcaatttttttaatatcattattcatcagtatatattgtcttattcattgtacttataatctcacgaaaaataatatTCTCACTAGAGTGCATCCCTACgtgtatatttattataaatgatGATATAGAATTGAATACCGAAATTATCCTCATGAATCCTCATCCAACTATGGATCATTTCTTCTCCATCGTCCTTATTCTGGAACTATATGATTATTAATGaagattaattttataaatttttgcaAAATCTCAGAACgacaaataatataaattggAGGGACTATCAGTTAAAATTGAACTCTTGATCTTTTCAGTCATAAGTGGACATTAGCCCACATGTGACATGTTAGACAATCCAACAAATTAATCATTTCTCCCCTTTGAACTGATCATGTTTAACACCACGATAAAATCTAGACAGATTGATATTAATATGCATAATCAATGGTCCTACATAATTAGTGAAggtttttcatattttaattgtgGCAAGTGGCCGGATTCAAGGAATGTGTACTAATTTTGTCGAATCCAAATATCACAAAATAGTTGATAATATATTACTAGTGTTAATACGCAAAAATGCTCACttccttaattttttttgtaaaaatgtcctaagttatcatacaaagcattatatgccctaattatgtgaagtacctattttaccaTTTGATGTTAATGGGTTTgcttattttttgtgaaaattttacacatttgaccgatttgataGCCaccagtcataaaagtcaatgatttgacagctatcagtcaagaatacatatgaccggtgggtagctagatcatgtgtccgtccGGCCGAACACATGATCTGCCAcccagatcatgtgtccgcccggtgaaATATTGCCATCGCCCAAAATCAGGCCACCCTCGTCATCAAGCCACAATGGccagaaaaaaggaaaaagaaccAATGATCCCAAAGTCTAACACACCAGAATTCTATCCAAAAGATCATGGGAACAAAAAATAAGCGCAACAAAGCATTCCGAGTTTCGCATTAGCCATCGCCCAGAAATTACTGACCCCCTTATCACGCAAACAACGACACAACAAAAGACCCCACCTCCCAGCGCAGCCAGAAGCTGTAAAAAAAGAAACAACCAGCCTCACAGATGCTCCACCAAACTTCACACCGAAAAACACACCAAGGCTAAGTTGTTTCTAATGCACAAATAACATATTTAGTTAATatggtaaaattttcgctcccttcaggattcaaaTCCAAATTTAAGTTGTTATTCATGTATTACAAGCGGTTTATTCGTACATTTATATTGGATTACTCGTAGATTTATACTGACTTGTTTGTTATTTTCCTTTTACAcaataaatttgaataaattaatatcagtcatatgattTAATTACCTGACATTTCAGATTCATTCTTATTTCTCGCCACATTTTTTCATTTCAACTTAATCTTTTTTCTATTACTATAaggttaattatttataaattaccAAACTTTATATCAAATTTTTATGTTACATATTAACTTCAAAGTTTGATGTAATAGTTACTAAACTatttcgatccctcttgggaacgaattggtgattggagatataaggtggagtttggtgaatggagagataaggttgttcttggagtggatggggaactaactactaacatctaacatgactttgaccgatcaaaaaaaaaaaaaaaaaaaaaattactaaactattgattttttaatatgtttttTCTATCAATTAAGATTCAAATCAAATTTACTACTGACATAATTAGTTGAATAGTTGATGTTGTTTTTACCAATCGATTGTCACACGAGATGACGAGAATAATTATGTCATATTAATTATTCGACTGGTTATGTTAATAGTAAATTTGATTGAAATCTTAATTGATAGTAAAATCATATTAAATCAATAGATCATTAATTATCAAACTAAACTTAGATATTTGTATGCAAAacaaaaattttataaaagttCACTAGTTTATAATAGGTAAAATTGACATTTTTTTCagaataacatatttttattttcaatcgTGATTAATTCTATAAATATGTACATGTACCATACTTACCTCtcacatgatttttttaaagttttctCTACAAAAACTACAatttataatactaatataattCTACGGATTGCactaaaataacaaaaagttCCAAATCATTTATAAATAGACAAAACATACCCATCAATTTCCTTGGCTTCCCACTTGTGAGGTGGATTTAGTGATTGAAGGCTTTCTAGTTTTGCAAGTGGGCGAAgacaattatttaaaattttctgtCTATTCAATTGATTTAGTGGTTGAAGGCTAGTTTTGCAAGTGGGCGAAgacaattatttaaaattttctgtCTATTTAAATAATTCAAGGGTGTTATGAATTTGATAGAGACGTATCGAAGCCAAATTGGTCTCTATTGCCTTTGAAAAAAACACATGTTCCAAACGATAGTTGGTTCAGACCAGTACTGTTTGGCCTTTTATGTCTCTATTAATAGTGTAaataggggtgtaatcgaaccgaatcgaatcgaatagtagtgtgctcaagtttgatttgtttagtattgaatcgaatcccgaactttacttatcgaatactttgaggctcacgagcctatacgaactttctaaatttatatttatattcaaaatattgattattttattttaaaaataaattattttatttaaaataataaatatattaattattttcttatgacaaataaaattaattagagatttaatacaattattattaattttagtggataaatataagttgtatatactaataatttatatttttcaagctgaatcaatTAACGAACATGTTCACAAGCTAACGaaccgaatactactaagctcaagtttgatttgtttatttatcgagttTTTCTAAatgaacttgaacgagcttttttcgagccgagctccgaataattcgcgagcggcttggtttgtttacaccccTAAGTGTAAATGAGTTGTGAGTTGAGCCGACTTGTGAATGATATGAAATTTAATTTGCGTAAAGTATGTTGTTAGTAGGTcgttatcaatttttttttcaaggtaGGTCGTTATCAAATTCAAATTGTCAAAATCGGATTGCAACGCATGATATGAGCACAAGATTCACAAAATTCTTTTATCCACATTTTTTCGTGATATTATATTTTTAGGTAATCAAGACAATTTCTCAAATACACATAGGGAAGTTGTGTAAATTTAGGGTTATTCGAAAAAATAGTTCAAAATTTTGATCTTTGTGGGGATTTTTCGGTctgaattataatttttaaattttataaatataatattccctccgtccatgaaagaacttcctaggagggagtgacatgagttttaagaaaaaatattattgtgtgtattgagaatggataaaaggtagttgagtgtattgggattggtgaaaagatgttataattaatattgagagttgtgaaaagtgaaagtgAAAattaagaggattataagtggtggggtatagtccaaaaataggtagaaagttcttttgtggacgtcccaaaaaggaaaagatAGGAAgctctttcgtggacggatggagtatgtcCTTATTTTCATTGTCCAATTTATAATTCGAGTCAAAATTTTCGATCAAATGCTTGATCAGAAGTATAGATATATCATGTAACTCAGATGATCAGAACTTGGATGATCAAATGTCAGATGAGCATGCATTTAGATGTACAATCATCAATCAGATGATCAACTTTTGACAAAAAATTTTGACTTACATTGTAAACTGAACAACATATATGAGAAATTATttgtaataatatatttaaattaaaaaattattataggTCAAAGTTCATACTATTTTTAGGATATATAACtcataaattatttttcattgaaCATGAGAAATAAGTTGTCCCAATTGGGCTCGTTTGGTACGGACAATTAAGGTATATAATATGTTCATGTCACCCTAATATCTCGTTTGATAAGAAGTAATACGAAACACACAGTCTTTTGTAAATCAAAAGTTCGaaaatattatactgatttGAGGGATTGTATACTACCTAAGGAGGTAGTATATTGTATACCTaatataagttataattataattattactcttattaactttatataatcttaatacattATAccaaacatttttttattattttgtccctaaggggacaccaagcgatGCGACCTCCtttgtgtgaacagtgaggtcccgggttcaaaccccactgctccccctccccaactcccccaagttaaaaaaaaatacattataccaaacaagatattgtattttaatatattttattaaatataatattaatataatataataaaaaaaataatcaaatatttcatattttattttatagcaCGTAGCAACGAGCCCTTAATGCGTAAAATCATGACGAGGGAAACTGCATAAGACAGAGTGACGAGCTAAATCTAGATATAAGTTGTGACAATACATAGTAGTagcatttttgataaaataaataagttaagtatcaaagctcataaaaaaataagttttgtagcacATTTGACCTAAAGTACACAAGTACAAGTCAATAAAGTGAATGATAGTGACATATTAGttatttttgatttaaaaataaggaaagtaaaaccaaaatctgattctctctctattcacgttCGCTCTCTATTCACGTTAAAATGAGGCGTTATTTTAAGTGAGAAATTTTGATTCCCATAAGCTGATATCTTGTGTATGATTTATGGGTGATTTTATGTGGGAATTAAAACCATATCACCCGGTTGTTGGGTGCATTTATACCAACTCAAAGTCATACACACTTGTTAAGGAAACAACCTTAAATTCTCGAACTTAATTGGTCCGTACACGGTTGCTGGTAGGTAGTTAATGAAGAATACCAACCAAATGTTCATTCATCACCCATTTgaacaagaaagaagaagaaaatcctcTCGAAACACATACACGGTAGTACACGGTTTCtccgaattaaaaaaaaaaaatcatctaaagGCTTGTATTACATAAGGTATGtgaaatacattttttttttaaatttcggctATACACGGTTGGTGTTCTtgagtacacggttgtacacggtttgagttttagtgattttttgttgtttatttcaataattatgttatatatatgacttattacatgttttggaCTAAAAAAACGGCATAAAAAAACACTCTGTACGCAAATTACCTTATTTTTGAACCCTTAGTGTTCtgctgtacacggttagggtttccgtgtacacggttgtacacggtggtCGAATTTGTTGTACACGGTTGGGTTGAATATGATTTTGATGTTATTTTTAGCATGTTTGTATATTCAGTTGATGTATTGGGGTACACGGTTTCCtgtttgtgtatttaaatgTTGTATTTTTGTCGTTTTGAAGCAGATGTCGTTTCAAGCAATCGTTATACGGCACAGTGGTCAGTGGAAATTAACCGAGTATGAAGGAGGCGATGAGGTTGTCGTGTACATGTCTAAGGAAGACCTTTGTCATGCGAAGTTGATGCAAGAGGTGCACAATCAATTAAACGAGGATGGTCGATCCACTTATATGCTTTTCTACACATCGACCACGGACGAAGGGCGAAGAATAAAAGTGGCTTTGAAGACTGATTCGGATTTGAACCGGCTGATTTCCGAGCATAAGAAATATCCCGTTGTTTACGTGATCGAGAAGGGCAAACAATCTGCGGCTCCGGTTCCTCAGACTCAAGAGCGGGTATATTATGAGGGACAGCGGTCTACTGTGTTTCCTATCGAGACGGACGTTGGAAGAAGTATCCCTACACACGATGATAGTAGGGACGATTCATCGTCgcaggaggaggaagacgagtccgagtcttcggatgaggaagaagaggcgACACGACGCATAGAGATATTGGATTCAGTGTCGACTGAACAGGAAGCGTGGAGACAGACAGGGCCTCAGAATTTCACATCGGATGATCATCCCGATGTCGAGCCTCGTGTTGGAGTTCAGCAGCTTGAGGCACGTGACTGGGGGATTCCAGTCCTCGATTTTGATGATGCGCCGACATTAGGTTGGGAGGATTGTAACGTATTGGAGAGCGGGATATTATCAGTGGGGGCTCTATTCCGGTCGAAGGATGATTTGGCAATCGTTGTTGGCCTATACCATATGGAGAATCACGTGGAGTACGCCGTGCATCGTTCCAGTACGACCCGTTTGTGGTTTGTTTGCAAGCATGGCAACGGTTGTCCGTTCATGCTGCGAGCCGTTCAGAGTGCATCGATCTGGAGAGTGATCAAGGTGGTGATGGATCATACCTGCCACACGGATTTGAATCGCACTGCCCCGAGACAGATTCCGGCGAGGGTTGTTGGAAGATATTTTGCACGGAAATTGGTAGGCGAGGGGGTCGTTTTGAAGCCGAAGGAGATGATTTCAGAGATGCAGTGCTTATTCGGTATTGAGATCAATTACAGCTTCGCTCTCCGTGCAAGAAACATCGCGATTGAGATGACGTATGGTGATTTTGGGAACTCGTATCAGATGCTTCCATCGTATTTGTATATGCTGAGAATGAGTAATCCCGGCACATTATACGACCTTGAGATGAAGGACGATGGCAAGTTTCATCATATGTTTGTTGCACTTGGACAGAGCGTGGCTGCCTTTGAGAAGGGTTACTTGAGGCCGGTCATCGTCGTAGACGGGACCCATCTGAAGGGAAGGAACGGCGGCATTTTGTTCGTCGCTGTTACAAAGGATGGGAACGAAGCAATATTTCCTCTCGCAGTTGGGCTTGGTCCTATCGAGAACGACGAGTCTTGGACTTGGTTCTTCCACCGACTGCGGACTTGCTTTGGTCAGCCGGATGATCTCTTGATTGTGTCTGATCAGCACAAGAGCATCAGAAATGCTGTGGAGTGTGTCTACCCGAACGTCCCTCACGGGTTGTGCTATTACCATATCCAGAAGAATCTCGCGCATTATGGGCAGCATGTAGCTGCAGTCTTCAAAGCAGCGGCATATTCCTATCGatcagacgactttcaaaggaATTTTTCTGCGCTTCAATTACTGAAAGTCAACGCGCACACACGCCTCGACACTATTGGTGTGGAGAGATGGGCCAGGTCCAAGTGCCCTGTACGACGCACGAGCTTCATGACGTCGAATGCTGCCGAGACGATGAACAGTAGACTTTTGTGGGCACGACGACTCCCGGTTGCTTCATTGATCGAGACCTATCGAGCCATTATGGAGAAATGATTCGATAGGCGACGCATCTCGGCTGCATCGAGGTCACATGAGTTGACTGAGGTAGTAGAGGGAAAGTTGCATGTGGCTGTCGAAGCGGGTCGGCAATTGGCGTCATGCTTTCTACATTGTCGATCTCGAGAATCGACGCACATGtttagtgttgaggatgatCATGCATTCTACATTGTCGATCTCGAGAATCGGACTTGTAGTTGTGCTCAGTTCGACCTGGATGACATTCCGTGTCGTCATGCTTGTGCCGCTATTAGGTATctcatttattacaaattttgcatattgaagtaattttttgtaaatttatctttttatctTTGCATTTTATTAGGCGTGCAGGACTGCAAGTCACGGATTTTGTTGGAGGATATTTCAAACAATCCGTGCTGTTGGCCACATATATGGAGCGTATTGTTCCCGTTCCACATCCTACGTATTGGAATGTGCCCGATGAGATATCAGCCTATGTTGTGAAACCCCCGGATATCACGGTCCATGCGGGACGACCGAAGTTGAGTAGGGCTCGTTCAGCAGTTGAGGGTCCTCCTAATTCGGCTCCTCCTACTTCGGGTACTCCTAATTCTCGACCTCAAGTATGCTCACGTTGCAAGGGTGGAGGTCACAATGCCCGGAGATGCAAAGCGCAAGTGGGACCATTGGACTTGAACGTGCCAGTGGAGGGTGTCGAGCAACCACCCGATGCACGAAGGCGACAAAAGAAGAAATGCGGAATTTGTAGGAGTGGAACACACACTAGGAATGCATGTCCTCAAAATGTTGGGTTGTGAGTGATTCTGGATACAGAGTCAGATTTGGTTTTGATTAAGTGGAACACACACTAGGAATGCATGTCCTCGATTTGATCTTGAAAATGAATTTGGTTGTTTGATTGTTGTTTGAACattgaatttgttgttgctACATGTTGATTTggctttaaaattcaaaaaacaggTGTTTTTGGGCTGAAAATCGGTGGCCTGCCCTCTGTACACGGTTAGACCCTAACCGTGTACACCTTGGGACCAACCGTGTACGCAACCGTGTAGCGATGAACACGCAGCCGTGCAGCCGTGTGCTGTACACGGTTTCGAGTTCTTCGAGAAACTGTACACGGTTGCGTACACGGTTTCGAGAAactgtacacggttagggtcTAACCGTGTACAAAGTCCATTTAGCCCTTGTTCACCCCAAAAACACCAACAAGTCATAAAATCAACCGTATTTTAACAACCAACAACCATGccaaacacaaaaacagcaaaccACCAAACATAAGCACAaatcaaaaaacaaaacaacagCAAATCAAGTGTATTTTAACAGACATTCGttttaaacacaaaaaaaatgttCATCAACTGAAATGAATAGGGGGAGGATCCGTACACAACTCCCATATCCGAATAGCTATAATTTGTCGAAACTTTTGTATCTGTGCGGGTGTCCTCAGCTGCTCACGTGTTGGTGCGCCACAAATCAAACGATCCagataagcacatgcaaacacACCACAACTTACACTATCTTCTTGGATGAATTGCTCTCTGGTTGGCATAATGACGACATTCATAGGCATATCTGGAGCGGCAACATACCTCACGGGATTGTGTGCATAATAACCCACAGTGTGCAGCAATTTAGACATCAGGCGAGTGATTGGCTTCATTGCATTTTGTCGACGCTTTCGTGTACCTTCCACATGTACCAGTGAGTCATACACTCTCCAAGGCCATGTATGGCCTGAATCAGTTCCATGAAACATGGCGATCAGCTTTTCGGGCACCACCCACTCCTCGTATCCGTGTCGATCCTGAATGTTGTCCCAATCTGGCTCATCCGGATGCAACGACCTGAACTCTCT
This window encodes:
- the LOC131007355 gene encoding uncharacterized protein LOC131007355, with protein sequence MSFQAIVIRHSGQWKLTEYEGGDEVVVYMSKEDLCHAKLMQEVHNQLNEDGRSTYMLFYTSTTDEGRRIKVALKTDSDLNRLISEHKKYPVVYVIEKGKQSAAPVPQTQERVYYEGQRSTVFPIETDVGRSIPTHDDSRDDSSSQEEEDESESSDEEEEATRRIEILDSVSTEQEAWRQTGPQNFTSDDHPDVEPRVGVQQLEARDWGIPVLDFDDAPTLGWEDCNVLESGILSVGALFRSKDDLAIVVGLYHMENHVEYAVHRSSTTRLWFVCKHGNGCPFMLRAVQSASIWRVIKVVMDHTCHTDLNRTAPRQIPARVVGRYFARKLVGEGVVLKPKEMISEMQCLFGIEINYSFALRARNIAIEMTYGDFGNSYQMLPSYLYMLRMSNPGTLYDLEMKDDGKFHHMFVALGQSVAAFEKGYLRPVIVVDGTHLKGRNGGILFVAVTKDGNEAIFPLAVGLGPIENDESWTWFFHRLRTCFGQPDDLLIVSDQHKSIRNAVECVYPNVPHGLCYYHIQKNLAHYGQHVAAVFKAAAYSYRSDDFQRNFSALQLLKVNAHTRLDTIGVERWARSKCPVRRTSFMTSNAAETMNSRLLWARRLPVASLIETYRAIMEK
- the LOC131023206 gene encoding uncharacterized protein LOC131023206, whose product is MFSVEDDHAFYIVDLENRTCSCAQFDLDDIPCRHACAAIRRAGLQVTDFVGGYFKQSVLLATYMERIVPVPHPTYWNVPDEISAYVVKPPDITVHAGRPKLSRARSAVEGPPNSAPPTSGTPNSRPQVCSRCKGGGHNARRCKAQVGPLDLNVPVEGVEQPPDARRRQKKKCGICRSGTHTRNACPQNVGL